A single window of Oerskovia paurometabola DNA harbors:
- a CDS encoding LysR family transcriptional regulator, protein MDAALDEETRRLLPLLPAFVAVAEVEQVTLAAAMLRAPQPTVSRAVARVGEVLGVPVVERHGRGIRLTDAGRALLPHARQALAALGAGVDAVRSREALARGTLSVAFQTSLGESVVPALIKEFLADHPAVRFTMTQGARRSCLDALAAGEADIALVSRLVPAPAGREILTLFREPLVLIVPAGHELASRPAATLREAARSTFITLKHGFGLRGTVDALCAAAGVRPTIGFEGEDLHTVRGLVAAGLGVSVLPPARQPLHDVVEIRLDEPVPSRDIGAAWSPDNTSPTLAAFVEMLRARIVAGSMPDGGAPLR, encoded by the coding sequence ATGGATGCTGCCCTGGACGAAGAGACCCGCCGCCTGCTGCCTCTCCTGCCCGCGTTCGTCGCGGTCGCCGAGGTCGAGCAGGTGACGCTCGCGGCCGCGATGCTGCGCGCCCCGCAGCCGACCGTGAGCCGCGCGGTCGCCCGCGTGGGCGAGGTGCTGGGCGTGCCCGTCGTCGAGCGGCACGGCCGAGGCATCCGGCTCACCGACGCGGGCCGCGCCCTGTTGCCGCACGCCCGCCAGGCGCTCGCGGCACTCGGCGCGGGAGTGGACGCCGTCCGCTCGAGGGAGGCGCTGGCGCGCGGCACGCTGTCGGTCGCGTTCCAGACCTCGCTCGGCGAGTCCGTCGTCCCGGCGCTCATCAAGGAGTTCCTCGCCGACCACCCCGCGGTCCGCTTCACCATGACGCAGGGCGCGCGGCGCTCGTGCCTCGACGCGCTCGCCGCGGGCGAGGCCGACATCGCGCTCGTCTCGCGCCTCGTCCCGGCCCCCGCAGGCCGCGAGATCCTCACGCTGTTCCGGGAGCCCCTGGTCCTCATCGTCCCCGCAGGGCACGAGCTCGCGTCGCGACCCGCCGCCACGCTGCGCGAGGCCGCTCGGTCGACCTTCATCACGCTCAAGCACGGGTTCGGGCTGCGGGGCACGGTCGACGCGCTGTGCGCCGCCGCGGGCGTGCGCCCGACCATCGGCTTCGAGGGCGAGGACCTGCACACCGTGCGCGGTCTCGTCGCCGCGGGCCTCGGTGTGAGCGTCCTGCCCCCGGCCCGCCAACCCCTGCACGACGTCGTCGAGATCCGCCTCGACGAGCCCGTGCCCTCGCGCGACATCGGCGCGGCCTGGTCTCCCGACAACACCTCGCCCACGCTCGCGGCCTTCGTCGAGATGCTCCGCGCGAGGATCGTGGCCGGCAGCATGCCCGACGGCGGCGCGCCCCTCCGCTGA
- the def gene encoding peptide deformylase: MFTFGRRRPVTYVLGQPVKSFPEIAPEVERGNILRITEIGESVLHAPCREVTHFGTPELAQLVDDLFTTMFVAEGVGLAAPQVGVDLRVFVYDVEDENEDRHVGHVVNPVLEVFDGPEDEIEESDEGCLSIPGAYSPLARPVKAIVRGFDQHGKPVELTGSHFLGRALQHEAQHLDGTLYFDHLTPAAQEAVIAEMHRERPGVLEERLELSEALGKTPAEYPEAPLR, encoded by the coding sequence ATGTTCACCTTCGGCCGTCGTCGCCCTGTCACCTACGTCCTGGGCCAGCCGGTCAAGTCCTTCCCGGAGATCGCCCCCGAGGTCGAGCGGGGCAACATCCTGCGCATCACCGAGATCGGCGAGTCCGTCCTGCACGCACCGTGCCGTGAGGTCACACATTTCGGCACGCCCGAGCTCGCGCAGCTCGTCGACGACCTGTTCACGACGATGTTCGTCGCGGAGGGTGTGGGTCTGGCGGCGCCGCAGGTCGGTGTGGACCTGCGGGTCTTCGTGTACGACGTCGAGGACGAGAACGAAGACCGTCACGTCGGGCACGTCGTCAACCCCGTGCTCGAGGTCTTCGACGGACCGGAGGACGAGATCGAGGAGAGCGACGAGGGGTGCCTCTCGATCCCGGGCGCGTACTCGCCGCTCGCCCGCCCCGTGAAGGCGATCGTGCGCGGGTTCGACCAGCACGGGAAGCCGGTCGAGCTCACCGGGTCGCACTTCCTGGGCCGTGCGCTCCAGCACGAGGCGCAGCACCTCGACGGGACGCTCTACTTCGACCACCTCACGCCCGCCGCGCAGGAGGCCGTGATCGCCGAGATGCACCGGGAGCGGCCCGGGGTCCTGGAGGAGCGGCTCGAGCTGTCGGAGGCACTGGGCAAGACCCCGGCCGAGTACCCGGAGGCGCCGCTGCGCTGA
- a CDS encoding alpha/beta hydrolase, with the protein MKTPHRRTTALSAATLALALLLGACAPSPKVQSPAETGASSTGSAGTGEDVPAELAEFYGQSLAWDDCGGGFECATAIAPLSWDDPAQGKIELALKRLPASGEKIGSLLTNPGGPGGSGIEYITSAAGSIGEPVKEAYDVIGFDPRGVGASTPVVCLDDAAKDTSLSRAYPDSDEGRAEMTADLKAWADACAQNTGDLLGNVDTQSAARDMDMLRAVLGDSALNYLGFSYGTQLGATYAGLYPEKVGRMVLDGAIDTTLTSDEISAQQAVGFENALRAYVEDCQGGKDCPLTGSVDEGMAQVKAFLDQVAERPMRTTSDRRLTSTLAFYGIALPLYNNESWYALTAGLDAALNDGDGTMLLGFADLYNGRNADGTFNDNSAEAFRAVNCLDARGNPDPEFMAEQAAQIEEAAPTMGSFFTYGGLSCVDWAYPVVDQEFDLHAKGAAPIVVIGTTNDPATPYVWAEGLAKTLDSATLLTWEGEGHTAYGRSNACVADAVDAYLVDGKVPEDGKVC; encoded by the coding sequence GTGAAGACGCCCCATCGCCGCACCACAGCGCTGTCCGCCGCGACGCTCGCCCTCGCCCTGCTGCTCGGGGCGTGCGCCCCCTCGCCCAAGGTGCAGAGCCCCGCCGAGACGGGGGCGTCGTCGACGGGGTCCGCGGGGACCGGCGAGGACGTGCCGGCCGAGCTCGCCGAGTTCTACGGGCAGAGCCTCGCGTGGGACGACTGCGGCGGCGGGTTCGAGTGCGCGACCGCGATCGCGCCCCTGAGCTGGGACGACCCCGCGCAGGGCAAGATCGAGCTCGCGCTCAAGCGGCTGCCCGCCTCGGGCGAGAAGATCGGCTCCCTGCTGACCAACCCCGGCGGGCCGGGCGGTTCGGGCATCGAGTACATCACCAGCGCGGCGGGCAGCATCGGCGAGCCCGTGAAGGAGGCCTACGACGTCATCGGGTTCGACCCGCGCGGTGTCGGGGCCTCGACCCCCGTCGTGTGCCTCGACGACGCGGCCAAGGACACGTCGCTGTCCCGCGCCTACCCCGACAGCGACGAGGGCCGCGCCGAGATGACGGCAGACCTCAAGGCCTGGGCCGACGCGTGCGCCCAGAACACGGGCGACCTGCTCGGCAACGTCGACACCCAGAGCGCCGCGCGCGACATGGACATGCTGCGCGCCGTCCTCGGCGACTCGGCGCTCAACTACCTCGGCTTCTCCTACGGCACCCAGCTCGGCGCGACGTACGCGGGGCTGTACCCGGAGAAGGTCGGGCGCATGGTCCTCGACGGCGCGATCGACACCACGCTCACCTCCGACGAGATCTCGGCGCAGCAGGCCGTCGGCTTCGAGAACGCGCTGCGCGCCTACGTCGAGGACTGCCAAGGCGGCAAGGACTGCCCGCTGACCGGCTCGGTCGACGAGGGCATGGCGCAGGTCAAGGCGTTCCTCGACCAGGTCGCCGAGCGACCCATGCGGACCACGAGCGACCGCCGCCTGACGTCGACGCTCGCGTTCTACGGCATCGCGCTGCCGCTCTACAACAACGAGAGCTGGTACGCCCTGACCGCCGGGCTGGACGCCGCGCTCAACGACGGCGACGGCACCATGCTGCTCGGCTTCGCCGACCTGTACAACGGCCGCAACGCCGACGGCACGTTCAACGACAACTCGGCCGAGGCGTTCCGCGCCGTCAACTGCCTCGACGCCCGCGGCAACCCCGACCCCGAGTTCATGGCCGAGCAGGCCGCCCAGATCGAGGAGGCGGCCCCGACCATGGGCTCGTTCTTCACCTACGGCGGTCTGTCGTGCGTCGACTGGGCCTACCCCGTCGTGGACCAGGAGTTCGACCTCCACGCCAAGGGCGCCGCGCCCATCGTCGTCATCGGGACCACCAACGACCCCGCGACCCCCTACGTCTGGGCCGAGGGTCTCGCCAAGACCCTCGACTCCGCCACGCTGCTCACCTGGGAGGGCGAGGGGCACACGGCCTACGGCCGGTCCAACGCGTGCGTCGCCGACGCCGTGGACGCGTACCTGGTGGACGGGAAGGTCCCGGAGGACGGGAAGGTCTGCTGA
- a CDS encoding M15 family metallopeptidase: protein MSTEQPARAEPEPTLSRRHALQALGLSALLGAAVVGTAPRAAAWDGYQNGRLPASALVGLSIGGTLHADAAAAFERLRPAFEAGTGVPLRATDTYRTYAVQESIFLDRYRPQATGSGTLGDVRIWNGVRYVRIKDAAAAVPGTSNHGWGLAVDFSSGINSSFSSPTYLWMAANAPSYGWSNAVGRLIGEPWHWEFALGDAPEPEQPTLEEETMKIISRIGDEAAYLVSGTSMVQITFEQAQALGKVNVPIYRLNPAEVLAVMTAIHNAAVDEKVTQNAAGV, encoded by the coding sequence ATGAGTACAGAACAACCTGCTCGCGCAGAGCCCGAACCAACGCTAAGCAGGCGACACGCGCTGCAAGCCTTGGGGCTCAGCGCGCTACTTGGAGCGGCTGTTGTCGGCACAGCTCCACGAGCGGCCGCCTGGGATGGCTACCAGAATGGGCGACTGCCAGCATCGGCCCTCGTCGGGCTTTCCATCGGCGGCACTCTCCACGCGGATGCGGCAGCCGCGTTCGAGCGGCTCCGTCCAGCTTTCGAAGCTGGCACCGGCGTCCCTTTGCGCGCGACGGACACGTATCGAACCTACGCGGTCCAGGAGAGCATCTTTCTTGACCGTTATCGGCCTCAGGCCACCGGGAGCGGAACACTGGGCGACGTCCGCATCTGGAACGGCGTGCGCTACGTCAGGATCAAGGACGCGGCAGCGGCGGTTCCCGGGACGTCGAACCACGGCTGGGGACTGGCCGTGGACTTCTCATCAGGAATCAACTCGTCATTCTCCTCACCGACATACCTGTGGATGGCGGCCAACGCTCCGTCCTACGGCTGGTCGAATGCCGTCGGGCGCCTCATCGGCGAGCCCTGGCACTGGGAGTTTGCCCTTGGCGATGCACCCGAACCCGAACAGCCCACCTTGGAGGAAGAAACCATGAAGATCATCTCCCGCATTGGCGACGAGGCCGCCTACCTCGTTTCTGGTACCTCCATGGTCCAGATCACCTTCGAGCAGGCACAGGCCCTGGGCAAGGTCAACGTGCCCATCTACCGCCTCAACCCCGCCGAGGTCCTGGCGGTCATGACGGCAATTCACAACGCCGCCGTCGACGAGAAGGTAACCCAGAACGCAGCCGGCGTCTGA
- a CDS encoding MFS transporter codes for MPTAPAPVTSRALVVTAHPPWTGHRRSSQGYRRTVVALVCAGLATFAQLYSPQGILPMISADLRIAAPTASLTVSAATLGLALAVLPWSVVADRIGRVRAIRIALVAATTIGLLAPFAPTIELLVVGRFLEGAALGGVPALAITLLHEEIHSAHTAVVAGMFVGGVSIGGLAGRVLAAGVAELAGWRVGLATVSGLCVLTTVAFVVLAPRARGFVPDREGLRHVGSLVLTNLRDRGLLVLYANGALVIGGFVTIYNYLGFRLEAPPYLLPPAVTSLVFFAYLGGAVSSRLAGSLTARWGRRRVLAVAGATMSAGALLTLTPQIPLILLGLVVLTASFFGAHAVASGWVGHRAVVGRSQATSLYNAFYYAASSLLGWLGGVTWVHAGWPGVAIFVAAVTLTAPLLTLGSRSLRTPVSGTTRRAARPRPRPTPAGATSS; via the coding sequence ATGCCCACAGCCCCCGCACCGGTCACCTCGCGTGCGCTCGTCGTCACGGCGCACCCCCCGTGGACAGGGCACCGACGCAGCTCCCAGGGCTACCGCAGGACGGTCGTCGCGCTCGTGTGCGCGGGGCTCGCGACGTTCGCCCAGCTCTACTCCCCGCAGGGCATCCTGCCGATGATCTCCGCCGACCTCCGGATCGCCGCCCCCACGGCCTCGCTCACGGTCTCGGCCGCGACGCTGGGCCTCGCGCTCGCGGTCCTGCCCTGGTCCGTGGTCGCCGACCGCATCGGCCGCGTCCGCGCCATCCGGATCGCGCTGGTCGCGGCGACCACCATCGGCCTGCTGGCGCCGTTCGCGCCCACGATCGAGCTGCTCGTCGTCGGCCGCTTCCTCGAGGGCGCCGCGCTCGGCGGCGTGCCGGCGCTCGCGATCACCCTGCTGCACGAGGAGATCCACTCCGCACACACCGCGGTCGTCGCGGGGATGTTCGTGGGCGGGGTGTCGATCGGCGGGCTCGCGGGCCGGGTCCTCGCCGCGGGCGTCGCCGAGCTCGCGGGCTGGCGCGTGGGCCTGGCCACAGTGTCGGGGCTCTGCGTGCTCACGACCGTCGCGTTCGTCGTGCTCGCGCCGCGGGCGCGAGGCTTCGTGCCGGACCGCGAGGGACTGAGGCACGTCGGCTCGCTCGTCCTGACGAACCTGCGCGACCGCGGTCTGCTCGTCCTGTACGCCAACGGAGCCCTCGTCATCGGCGGGTTCGTGACGATCTACAACTACCTCGGGTTCCGCCTCGAAGCACCGCCCTACCTGCTCCCCCCGGCAGTCACGTCGCTCGTGTTCTTCGCCTACCTGGGCGGGGCCGTGTCCTCCCGCCTCGCGGGCAGCCTCACCGCCCGGTGGGGACGCCGACGCGTCCTGGCCGTCGCGGGCGCCACGATGAGCGCGGGGGCACTCCTGACGCTCACCCCCCAGATCCCCCTGATCCTGCTGGGGCTCGTGGTCCTGACCGCCTCCTTCTTCGGTGCGCACGCGGTCGCGTCGGGGTGGGTCGGGCACCGGGCGGTCGTCGGACGCTCCCAGGCGACCTCGCTGTACAACGCGTTCTACTACGCCGCATCGAGCCTGCTCGGCTGGCTCGGCGGCGTGACCTGGGTGCACGCGGGCTGGCCCGGGGTCGCGATCTTCGTCGCCGCGGTGACTCTCACCGCGCCGCTGCTGACGCTGGGGTCGCGCTCGCTGCGCACACCCGTCAGCGGGACGACGCGACGAGCCGCCCGTCCCCGCCCTCGACCGACACCCGCCGGGGCAACGAGCTCTTAG
- a CDS encoding alpha/beta fold hydrolase, whose amino-acid sequence MTDIETRTLEAPGATITYDVRGNPADATPEAPVLLIAGSPMGADGFVTLASHFTDRPVVTYDPRGVSRSTRTDPSAPVTPDHHADDLHLVIEALGAGPVDVLASSGGAVNALALVTRHPEQVRTLVAHEPPSGPALPDRDAALAAVQAVSRSYQDKGFGAGMAHFIALTSWEGPFPTDFADQPAPDPGAFGFPSEDDGSRDDALLGQNLISCTHYEHDYDALSRVSTRVVLAAGEESGEQMAARAARGVAKNIGTEAVAFPSGHGGFMGDEYGMPGDPDGFAAALRKVLEGTDVR is encoded by the coding sequence GTGACCGACATCGAGACCCGCACCCTCGAAGCCCCGGGGGCGACCATCACCTACGACGTCCGCGGGAACCCCGCCGACGCCACGCCAGAGGCCCCGGTCCTCCTGATCGCCGGCTCCCCCATGGGGGCCGACGGGTTCGTGACGCTGGCCTCGCACTTCACGGACCGGCCGGTCGTGACGTACGACCCGCGCGGAGTGTCCCGGAGCACCCGCACCGACCCGTCCGCACCCGTCACTCCCGACCATCACGCCGATGACCTGCACCTCGTGATCGAGGCCCTGGGCGCCGGACCGGTCGACGTCCTGGCGAGCAGCGGCGGGGCGGTCAACGCCCTCGCGCTCGTCACCCGGCACCCCGAGCAGGTGCGGACCCTCGTGGCGCACGAGCCGCCGTCGGGTCCCGCGCTGCCCGACCGCGACGCCGCGCTCGCCGCGGTGCAGGCCGTCTCGCGGTCCTACCAGGACAAGGGGTTCGGCGCGGGCATGGCGCACTTCATCGCCCTCACGAGCTGGGAAGGCCCGTTCCCCACCGACTTCGCGGACCAGCCCGCGCCCGACCCGGGCGCGTTCGGGTTCCCCTCCGAGGACGACGGGTCGCGCGACGACGCGCTGCTGGGGCAGAACCTCATCAGCTGCACCCACTACGAGCACGACTACGACGCCCTCTCCCGCGTCTCGACGCGGGTGGTCCTGGCGGCCGGGGAGGAGTCGGGCGAGCAGATGGCCGCCCGCGCCGCCCGGGGGGTCGCGAAGAACATCGGCACCGAGGCCGTCGCGTTCCCCAGCGGGCACGGCGGGTTC
- a CDS encoding LysE family translocator: protein MVGTAAVLGMTAVALGMVLTPGPNMVYLVSRSISQGWQAGMVSLAGTAAGFLVYMTMANVGLAAVFVVVPWLYVALKVAGACYLLYLAWRTLRPGGRGPFEAQDLPRDSRGRLFRMGLLTNLLNPKAAIMYLALIPQFIDPGAGDVMAQGFVLGGVQIGVSMVVNAAIVLAAGSIAVFLRARPTWMRWQRRATGTLLGAVGVKLAIDAPSPATA, encoded by the coding sequence ATGGTCGGCACGGCAGCGGTCCTGGGCATGACGGCGGTCGCCCTGGGCATGGTCCTGACCCCTGGACCCAACATGGTCTACCTGGTCTCGCGCAGCATCAGCCAGGGGTGGCAGGCGGGCATGGTCTCGCTCGCGGGGACGGCAGCGGGGTTCCTCGTCTACATGACGATGGCGAACGTAGGGCTCGCGGCGGTCTTCGTGGTCGTGCCGTGGCTGTACGTCGCGCTGAAGGTCGCAGGCGCCTGCTACCTGCTGTACCTCGCGTGGCGGACGCTGCGCCCGGGGGGCCGCGGCCCGTTCGAGGCGCAGGACCTGCCCCGGGACTCCCGCGGGAGGCTCTTCCGCATGGGGCTGCTGACCAACCTGCTCAACCCCAAGGCCGCGATCATGTACCTCGCGCTCATCCCGCAGTTCATCGACCCCGGGGCCGGTGACGTCATGGCGCAGGGGTTCGTGCTGGGCGGCGTGCAGATCGGGGTCAGCATGGTCGTCAACGCCGCGATCGTGCTCGCGGCGGGCAGCATCGCGGTGTTCCTGCGCGCGCGGCCGACGTGGATGCGCTGGCAGCGTCGCGCGACCGGGACGCTCCTGGGCGCTGTCGGGGTCAAGCTGGCGATCGATGCCCCGTCCCCGGCGACCGCGTGA